The following are encoded together in the Bos taurus isolate L1 Dominette 01449 registration number 42190680 breed Hereford chromosome 10, ARS-UCD2.0, whole genome shotgun sequence genome:
- the LOC790312 gene encoding LOW QUALITY PROTEIN: purine nucleoside phosphorylase (The sequence of the model RefSeq protein was modified relative to this genomic sequence to represent the inferred CDS: substituted 1 base at 1 genomic stop codon), whose product MNREGQTHREGVFGTMANGFTYEDYQDTAKWLLSHTKHXPQVAVICGTGLGCLINRLTQAQTFDYSEIPSFPESTVPGHAGRLVFGILNGRACVMMQGRFHMYEGYPFWKVTFPVRVFQLLGVETLVVTNAAGGLNPNFEVGDIMLIRDHINLPGFSGENPLRGPNEERFGVRFPAMSDAYDRDMRQKAHSTWKQMGEQRELQEGTYVMVAGPSYEIVAECHRLQNLGADAVGMSTVPEVIVARHCGLRVFGFSLITNKVIMDYESQGKASLEEILEAGKQAAQRLGQFVSILTASIPLPGHTS is encoded by the exons ATTTACATATGAAGATTATCAAGACACTGCAAAATGGCTTTTGTCTCACACCAAACACTGACCTCAAGTAGCAGTGATCTGTGGTACTGGGTTAGGATGTCTGATTAACAGATTGACTCAAGCCCAGACCTTTGACTACAGTGAAATACCAAGCTTTCCAGAAAGTACAG TGCCAGGTCATGCTGGTCGACTGGTGTTTGGGATCTTGAATGGCAGAGCCTGTGTGATGATGCAGGGCAGGTTCCACATGTATGAAGGCTACCCGTTCTGGAAG GTGACATTCCCAGTGAGGGTTTTCCAGCTTCTGGGTGTGGAGACCCTAGTGGTCACCAACGCAGCTGGAGGGCTCAACCCCAACTTTGAGGTTGGCGATATCATGCTGATCCGTGATCACATCAACCTACCTGGTTTCAGTGGTGAGAACCCTCTCAGAGGGCCCAATGAGGAAAG GTTTGGAGTTCGTTTCCCTGCCATGTCTGATGCCTACGACCGGGATATGAGGCAGAAAGCTCACAGTACCTGGAAACAAATGGGGGAGCAAAGAGAGTTACAGGAAGGCACCTACGTGATGGTGGCTGGCCCCAGTTATGAGATTGTGGCAGAATGTCACCGGCTGCAGAATCTAGGGGCGGATGCTGTTG GCATGAGCACAGTACCAGAAGTTATAGTTGCAAGACACTGTGGACTTCGAGTCTTTGGCTTCTCACTCATCACAAACAAGGTCATCATGGATTATGAAAGCCAGGGGAAGGCCAGTCTCGAGGAAATACTAGAGGCCGGGAAGCAAGCTGCTCAGAGATTGGGGCAGTTTGTCTCCATTCTTACGGCTAGCATTCCACTGCCAGGGCACACCAGTTAA
- the PNP gene encoding purine nucleoside phosphorylase (The RefSeq protein has 1 substitution compared to this genomic sequence): MANGYTYEDYQDTAKWLLSHTEQRPQVAVICGSGLGGLVNKLTQAQTFDYSEIPNFPESTVPGHAGRLVFGILNGRACVMMQGRFHMYEGYPFWKVTFPVRVFRLLGVETLVVTNAAGGLNPNFEVGDIMLIRDHINLPGFSGENPLRGPNEERFGVRFPAMSDAYDRDMRQKAHSTWKQMGEQRELQEGTYVMLGGPNFETVAECRLLRNLGADAEGMSTVPEVIVARHCGLRVFGFSLITNKVIMDYESQGKANHEEVLEAGKQAAQKLEQFVSLLMASIPVSGHTG; this comes from the exons ATGGCGAATGG ATATACATATGAAGATTATCAAGACACTGCAAAATGGCTTTTGTCTCATACCGAACAGCGACCTCAAGTGGCAGTGATCTGTGGTTCTGGGTTAGGAGGTCTGGTTAACAAATTGACTCAAGCCCAGACCTTTGACTACAGTGAAATACCAAACTTTCCAGAAAGTACAG TGCCAGGTCATGCTGGTCGACTGGTGTTTGGGATCTTGAATGGCAGAGCCTGTGTGATGATGCAGGGCAGGTTCCACATGTATGAAGGCTATCCGTTTTGGAAG GTGACATTCCCAGTGAGGGTTTTCCGGCTTCTGGGTGTGGAGACCCTAGTGGTCACCAACGCAGCTGGAGGGCTCAACCCCAACTTTGAGGTTGGCGATATCATGCTGATCCGTGATCACATCAACCTACCTGGTTTCAGTGGTGAGAACCCTCTCAGAGGGCCCAATGAGGAAAG GTTTGGAGTTCGTTTCCCTGCCATGTCTGATGCCTACGACCGGGATATGAGGCAGAAAGCTCACAGTACCTGGAAACAAATGGGGGAGCAAAGAGAGTTACAGGAAGGCACCTACGTGATGTTGGGGGGTCCCAATTTTGAGACTGTGGCAGAGTGTCGCCTGCTGCGGAATCTAGGGGCAGATGCTGTTG GCATGAGCACAGTACCAGAAGTTATAGTCGCAAGACACTGTGGACTTCGAGTCTTTGGCTTCTCACTCATCACAAACAAGGTCATCATGGATTATGAAAGCCAGGGGAAGGCCAATCATGAGGAAGTACTAGAGGCTGGGAAGCAAGCTGCACAGAAATTAGAGCAGTTTGTCTCCCTTCTTATGGCTAGCATTCCAGTGTCAGGGCACACCGGTTAA